Genomic DNA from Niallia circulans:
AAACTACTTTTCTTTTAGTTACAGGCTTGCTTACCCAAATTGTCGCAGATACCATTTTCACCTACCTTAAAGTGATTAATTCCTATTCAGTCGGCAGCATCAATGAACCTTTATGGATTTTGTCGATCCTGCTTATTGGACTGTCAGGCATTTATCAGAAGGACAGCGTTTCTGTTAAACAGTCACATGTGGGAATGGGAACAGAGAACATATATATAAAGCATATTATCCCGTATTTTGGAGTATTGCTGTTAACTCTTTATTTTACGTATATGCTTTATGATAAACATCCAGTTTTTCTTGGTTTGTCCATAAGCATATTCCTGTTGATAATAAGACAGGTCTTTACATTGCTCGAAAATGATCGGTTAGTCGAAGATTTAAATAAGCTAAATGAAGGGCTGGAGCAAAAGGTAAAGGAAAGGACAGACAAGCTTGTTGAGATTATCAATTCAATGGAGTACCTTGCTTTTCACGATGTTGTTACAGGTCTGCCGAATCGCCGTTATATGGAGAAGCGGCTTGCTCAAGCACTGGAGAACAATAGTCCAGGCAAAAAGCTTGCTTTTATGCTTTTGGATTTAGATCGGTTTAAACATATTAATGATAGTCTTGGCCATTCATATGGAGACCTCCTTCTTAAAGAGGTAGGGGAAAGACTGACATCAAGCATTGAACAAAATGGGGTTGTCTTTAGAATCGGTGGTGATGAATATGCACTGCTTATTGAGAATACAAACATCTGCCAAATCGAAGAGCTCGCTGAAACAATTCTTAAGAGAATAAGAGAGTCTTATATGATTAAGGGTGTAGAATTAAATATAACGCCAAGTGTTGGTATCGCCATGTACCCTGATCATGGCAATGACTTGGATGCATTGTTGATGAAAGCAGATACTGCCATGTACAAAGTGAAAGAAAATGGCAAAGACCACTTTAAAATATATAGTTGTGACATGAGTATGAAATCAATAATGGAGCTTGAACGCTCGATAAGAAAAGGGATTGAACGAAAGGAATTCATCCTGCATTACCAGCCGCAAATTGCAATTGATACTGGTGAGATTGTCGGAGTGGAGGCATTGGTACGCTGGGAAAAACCTGGAAGTGGATTAGTGCCGCCAGGTGAGTTTATTCCGATTGCAGAGGAAACAGGGCTCATCTTACCGATCGGCGAATGCATATTATGGGAAGCTTGCAGACAATCTGTTAGCTGGAAGAAAAAGGGGTTCCCAGATTTGCGAATCGCAGTAAATATCTCTTCCCTGCAATTTCAGCAAGAGAACTTTGTTAATATGGTAAAGACAATTATCCACGAAACCGGAGCGAACCCGGAAAATATGGAATTGGAAATAACAGAAAGCATCGCGATGGGGCCAATTGAACAAAATATGTCCAAGCTTGCTAGTCTCAAAGAAATGGGCTTCAATATAGCCATTGATGATTTCGGAACAGGTTATTCTTCGCTTCATTACTTAAGCAAGTTTCAGATTGACAGGCTGAAAATTGATCGCTCCTTTATTACATCATTGGAAAAAAGCGAAAAAGATACGGCAATTGTCCGCATGATTGTCATGATGTCAAAAGCATTAAATGTAAAGGTTATAGCAGAAGGAGTAGAGGACGAACACCAAAAAGCATTTCTTACAGAAGTGAAATGTGATGAACTGCAAGGCTATTTATTCAGCCGGCCGCTTAATGCGGAGGACTGTGAAAGGCTTTTATCTAAAAATGCCTCCTAACCAAAAAAAAGTAAAGCCAAGCGTAATGCTTGGTTTTTTTACTTATTTAAATTCTCCTCAAAAAGTAGAAACCTCTTTTTCAGTAATCTTGTAAAACGTTTACATTTTCTTGTTGCCTAGCCTTAAAGATTATTAGTAAGATAGAAAGGAAGACTTTAGTCTTGAAGTCGGGGGGGGATTTAGTTTGGATGCACTCCTTTTAAAGCAGTTGATGGAACTGACAGAGGAAGAAATCGAGGTATTATCACAGGAAAAAAAGGTCAGGAAGGATCTTTATACGAGCCAGCATCATTTTATTATCGAAAGTGAAAAGTTTCTTGATAAAAATAAAATGATAACGGTAAGGAAGCATACAAGGTTTATTGACTTTCCAAAGCATAGGCATAACTATATTGAAATTAATTACGTCGTAAAGGGCAAATTAAAGCAAAAGGTGGATAATGACGCCATCACATTGAAAAAAGGAGAGCTGCTTTTTTTAAATCAGCATATTGAGCATGAAATTGAAGCTTGTGGTAATGATGATCTGATTATCAACTTCATCATTCAACCGCTCTTTTTTCAATTTATTTTTCAATATTTAAATGGTGAAAACATCATTACAGAATTTCTTATTAACAGCTTGTTCAACCATACCCAAAATGGACAATATCTATATTATGCCGTTTCAGAAGTAGAAGAGATTCAGGAGCTTGTCGAAAAAATTGTAAAAGAAGAAACGGACGGCTCTCTTATGGCAGAATCGAAGATGAAGCTATACATGGGGCTTCTCTTAATAGAGCTTGTGAAAAACACAGATAAAATAACGAAAAATCATTCTGCCTCCTCCCAGCATTTTGTCGTGGTTGAATCTTTAAAATATATTGAAGAGCATTATAAAAATGGGACACTGCAGGAGCTTGCACATCGCTTGCTGCAATCAAGCTCAAGCTTAAGTAAAAATATAAAAAAGGCAACTGGTTTTACTTTTAAGGATTTAATACAGGAAAAACGGCTTATAAAAGCAAAGGAGCTGTTAGAAACAACCGACTTTTCGGTGCGGACAGTGGTTGAGGAAGTAGGCTATGATAATATCAGCTACTTTTATCGGATTTTCAAAGAAAAATATAAAAAAACACCGAAGGAATTACGAAAAGAACTGGCAAAATAGCGAATTTTGCCAGTTTTTTTTGCGTCTTTTTGCGAGTTAAAGGAATTTAAGGACAATAAATAAGAAAAATTACGTTATTTTTTTATACGCTTTCAATCATTAGAATAAGAGTAAGGAAACGTTTTCACTCAGAACTCAAGGAGAGGTAGAAAATGAACAAATATGTCTTGGCTGTTGACATTGGAGCCTCAAGTGGACGGCTGATGCTCGGTTCCATACAGAAGGGAAAACTCGTGTTAGAAGAACTGCACCGCTTTTCAAACAGCATTGTCAAAAAAGGACAATATTATTGTTGGGATTTACATAAACTGTTTGTCGAAATAAAGCAAGGAATAAAAAAATGCCAGGACCTTCAAGTGAGGCCAGAAAGTATCGGTATTGATACATGGGCAGTAGATTTTGTGCTCCTTGATGAAAACGGAAATTTGTTGACTGAGGCCGTTTCTTATAGGGATGACAGAACAGATGGTGTTATGGAGGAAGTTTTTCAGCAGATCATCAAGGAAAGAATTTACTTAGAAACAGGAATTCAATTTCAAAAATTCAATACCATCTACCAGCTTTGCGCATTAAAGAAAACAAATCCAGAAAGCCTTGATAAAGCTGACAAGTTTTTAATGATACCTGATTACTTTCACTATTTGCTGACAGGAAAAGCAGTCAATGAATATACAAATGCAACATCAACACAGCTTGTTAATGCATTTACGAAAAAATGGGATAAGCAGCTGCTTGATGCGGTTTCCATTAAGCCAGATATGTTTCAGGATATAAAGATGCCTGGCACTATATTAGGAGAGGTTAAAAAGGAGCTTGCTGAGGAATTCGGGTTTAACTTAAAAGTAGTAATACCTGCAACACATGATACTGCTTCAGCTGTTATTTCTGTACCAGAGCATGATGAAACGATTTACATCAGCTCTGGAACATGGTCACTTATCGGTGTTGAAAATAAATTTCCTATATGTGTAACAAAAGCATTAGATTACAACTTCACGAATGAAGGTGGCATTGATTACCGCTTCCGATTTCTGAAGAACATTATGGGATTATGGATGATTCAGGAAGTGCGGCGAAACTACGATAATGAACACTCGTTTGCAGAGTTTGTCGAGCTTGCAAAAGCAGCAAAAAACTTTCAATCCATTGTCAATGTGAATGATGACCGCTTCTTAAATCCAGACAATATGATCATTGCCATTCAGAATTATTGTGCAGAAACTAATCAGGAAATTCCAGTAACTCCAGGTGAAGTTGCCAAATGCGTTTATGACAGTTTAGTTGCATGCTATGTTGCCGCTATTAAAGAAATTGAAGAGATTTTTGAAAAGCAATTTACGAAGATTAATATAATCGGCGGAGGTTGCCAAAATGAACTGCTGAACCAGCTGATTGCAGATGCAACAAAAAAGCAAGTATTTGCCGGACCTGTTGAAGCAACAGCCATTGGGAATATCGTTTCCCAACTGATTGCCTTAGGTGAAATAAAGGATGTTCATGAAGCCAGAAAATTAATTAAGCATTCTTTTCTTGTGAAAGGATACGAAGCAGCACAACCAATATGAGGAGGCTAAAAAATGTCTGTAAAAGAAAGCTTTGAAGCAGCAAAAAAACAATATGAGCAATGGGGAGTGGACGTCGAGACAGCTATACAAAAACTGCAGCAAATACCAATTTCGATTCATTGCTGGCAGGGTGATGACATTGGCG
This window encodes:
- a CDS encoding putative bifunctional diguanylate cyclase/phosphodiesterase; translation: MYSLNTKRFAYSFIVFFIMANILWNIIFSSNQQLLDWGGVTFQLIACSASIYWIISTGLKAKNAAKSFWLLLAFGVLVYLIGTLLWSYNQFILNGNSVFGKLAEKFFIVQNVFYFFSLLVLINQIKSSLLTIRFLLDILIAMSAATTFSWIFLIRPLFSNIEDLSFSITELSYPILDLIVLVGVISLFNTSKRVLSKQTTFLLVTGLLTQIVADTIFTYLKVINSYSVGSINEPLWILSILLIGLSGIYQKDSVSVKQSHVGMGTENIYIKHIIPYFGVLLLTLYFTYMLYDKHPVFLGLSISIFLLIIRQVFTLLENDRLVEDLNKLNEGLEQKVKERTDKLVEIINSMEYLAFHDVVTGLPNRRYMEKRLAQALENNSPGKKLAFMLLDLDRFKHINDSLGHSYGDLLLKEVGERLTSSIEQNGVVFRIGGDEYALLIENTNICQIEELAETILKRIRESYMIKGVELNITPSVGIAMYPDHGNDLDALLMKADTAMYKVKENGKDHFKIYSCDMSMKSIMELERSIRKGIERKEFILHYQPQIAIDTGEIVGVEALVRWEKPGSGLVPPGEFIPIAEETGLILPIGECILWEACRQSVSWKKKGFPDLRIAVNISSLQFQQENFVNMVKTIIHETGANPENMELEITESIAMGPIEQNMSKLASLKEMGFNIAIDDFGTGYSSLHYLSKFQIDRLKIDRSFITSLEKSEKDTAIVRMIVMMSKALNVKVIAEGVEDEHQKAFLTEVKCDELQGYLFSRPLNAEDCERLLSKNAS
- a CDS encoding helix-turn-helix domain-containing protein, which codes for MDALLLKQLMELTEEEIEVLSQEKKVRKDLYTSQHHFIIESEKFLDKNKMITVRKHTRFIDFPKHRHNYIEINYVVKGKLKQKVDNDAITLKKGELLFLNQHIEHEIEACGNDDLIINFIIQPLFFQFIFQYLNGENIITEFLINSLFNHTQNGQYLYYAVSEVEEIQELVEKIVKEETDGSLMAESKMKLYMGLLLIELVKNTDKITKNHSASSQHFVVVESLKYIEEHYKNGTLQELAHRLLQSSSSLSKNIKKATGFTFKDLIQEKRLIKAKELLETTDFSVRTVVEEVGYDNISYFYRIFKEKYKKTPKELRKELAK
- the rhaB gene encoding rhamnulokinase, whose amino-acid sequence is MNKYVLAVDIGASSGRLMLGSIQKGKLVLEELHRFSNSIVKKGQYYCWDLHKLFVEIKQGIKKCQDLQVRPESIGIDTWAVDFVLLDENGNLLTEAVSYRDDRTDGVMEEVFQQIIKERIYLETGIQFQKFNTIYQLCALKKTNPESLDKADKFLMIPDYFHYLLTGKAVNEYTNATSTQLVNAFTKKWDKQLLDAVSIKPDMFQDIKMPGTILGEVKKELAEEFGFNLKVVIPATHDTASAVISVPEHDETIYISSGTWSLIGVENKFPICVTKALDYNFTNEGGIDYRFRFLKNIMGLWMIQEVRRNYDNEHSFAEFVELAKAAKNFQSIVNVNDDRFLNPDNMIIAIQNYCAETNQEIPVTPGEVAKCVYDSLVACYVAAIKEIEEIFEKQFTKINIIGGGCQNELLNQLIADATKKQVFAGPVEATAIGNIVSQLIALGEIKDVHEARKLIKHSFLVKGYEAAQPI